A window of the Heptranchias perlo isolate sHepPer1 chromosome 37, sHepPer1.hap1, whole genome shotgun sequence genome harbors these coding sequences:
- the LOC137304291 gene encoding G-protein coupled receptor 54-like → MCKFVNYLQQVTVQATCITLTAMSMDRCYATVYPLRSLRHRTPRLAMAVSVAIWIGSFILSVPMAMYHRIARGYWYGLQTYCIEAFPTESQQKAFILYTFLAVYLLPLVTICVCYTIMLKRVGRPVVEPTDNNYQQVHHLSERSIAMRTKITKMVVVIVLLFTVCWGPIQLFILFQGFYTNFQANYETYKIKTWANCMSYANSSINPIVYAFMGESFRKSFKKAFPFMFKKRVRDSSIANGSRNAEMKFVTEES, encoded by the exons GTCACCGTCCAGGCAACTTGTATAACGCTAACCGCTATGAGCATGGATCGTTGCTACGCGACTGTCTACCCTCTCCGGTCACTTCGCCACCGCACGCCCAGACTAGCAATGGCGGTCAGCGTGGCCATCTGGATCG GTTCCTTTATTCTTTCCGTCCCCATGGCTATGTACCACAGAATAGCCAGGGGCTACTGGTACGGACTACAGACTTATTGTATTGAGGCATTCCCAACAGAATCCCAACAGAAAGCCTTCATCCTGTACACCTTTCTCGCTGTCTACCTTCTTCCTCTGGTCACCATCTGTGTGTGCTACACAATCATGCTGAAGCGTGTGGGTCGGCCTGTGGTCGAGCCCACTGACAATAACTATcag CAAGTACATCATTTATCAGAGAGGTCAATTGCTATGAGAACCAAGATTAccaagatggtggtggtgatcgtATTGTTGTTTACTGTGTGTTGGGGTCCCATCCAGCTCTTCATCCTCTTCCAGGGTTTCTACACAAACTTCCAAGCCAACTATGAGACCTACAAGATCAAAACCTGGGCCAACTGCATGTCCTACGCCAACTCTTCAATCAACCCCATTGTCTATGCCTTTATGGGCGAGAGTTTCAGGAAGTCCTTCAAGAAAGCCTTCCCCTTTATGTTTAAGAAACGAGTGAGGGACAGCAGCATTGCCAATGGCTCCAGAAACGCAGAGATGAAGTTTGTCACGGAGGAGTCTTAG